The genomic window AAACAGCCaatcaaataaatacataacgGTTGCTACATATTGTAATCCTATAGCACCGCTCATGTTGTTATGTtcgtgggtgggttttttttaaagtgaacaTGATCGCTGATATTCCGGCTGAGAACCGGCTTTCAATTCAACATTTATCACGGTAAACTGCTGCATCCATTCTTTACAATGCATTTTTATGGCCGCGAAAACAGGTTCATTTTCGCCTTTTAGTTCGAAAATTGTGACCGGTAGCCGCGTTGAGCAGGTGGTTGACATACAAAGTTAAAACACATAGTAAAATACGTTGGGGAACCTCAACATGGCTGTCATagacaggtggccgccataCAGTAAAATGAAACATTGAATTGTTTAGCTTATATGCAGATTTTTCTAACGCCTGGCAAAACTGTACCCGTCCATACATTAAAGAGAATCATTCTTTTTCGTGataatttataatatgtttCTATTCTtcacttttttaattttattaattttcaacattaaatattgtttctgCAACTCTAGAACATCTATTTTCAATTGTCTATATCTTCTTTTCGTTATCCATCGTCTGCATCATCGTCTATCCCACAGGGAACTGATTCCAAGATGACGGTTGCTGGTGGGTGGTTCATGGTGGAAGAGGTGGAGGGTGTTGACGGTTGAACTCTGAGGCACCACACTGAAACAgatgcatacatattttgacaAAGTTCGTTTACAAGGAGAGAGGTTACCCCTGGCAATGTACGGTATTGTTCATTTGATAGTCCCAGAGGGTTAAACCATAACATATCTGCTCTGCAGGGCAAgttaacatttgtttacttttttttttctttttttttgtattataggAACGAAGATGTACATGCATGTTTGTTACTTACTTTTAATGTTATCAAAGCGGGTTTActagtaatttattttaaatacatatgctGGGTAGGCGTTTCCATAGGCTTGTATCACTTTCATGCGATTATAGTTATcatcttatttgtttttcattacttTTTTTTGCACATTTCATTATAAacataacaatttatttaatttttgttcaagGTTTTATTAtatgggaggggggtgggggggggggcgggggtatGGTTAGGCTCTGGGAACGCTGTATTGATTTGGGATGATGTGGTTAGTGTAGTGCTATTCTctgaaaataatgtatttagtgaaataaagaaataaacaagttcatattattgttattgctatTGTACCTTGTGCCTAAATCAATGACCTGAATCAATGACGAATTAAGGCCACCGTCAACCCCACTTATGGAAACATTGGAATGCCCCAAAACATCGTAAACCGCTTCAGCAATACCACTCAGGTTCATCACGGGACCGCCtcctacaacaacaataaaaaagcaGAACAAATATTACTATAgaaaatgaatttttaaaatacaataattcCACGTATAGTATTTGACCATACCATTGCCCATTTTTACAAGATTTGCTTTTGTACATAAAAATTAGTCTATGTGTaagaaaatatgaagaaaaaaatggaATTCCCCCTAAGGGACAGCAGCTTTGAACGAACCTATTTTAATGAacaaatatatctaatattttacaaatacccTTTCATTTCCAGaggccccccaccccaccccaccactacATCCATGCATGTCTTTGGGCCATCAATGTCCAGTGGCGTATCCATGATTttctatggggggggggggggcgcagacTGTGCCGTAGATGCGATTTCCTGCAATCTTGACAGTAAAATATaacgtaaaaaataaaacgtcTGCAGCgaataagggggggggggcgtgcggACCGTGCCCCCCCACCCGGATCCGCCATTGATGTCTTCTACTgcctgcatttaaaaaaaaatctgatcaTGGTACGAAATTACTAGGGCACGAAATAAGTAGGGTACGAATTCATATCAGGTACAAAAATGAACCTGGTACGAACCCCCAAAATGTTTCCATGTGGTGTTGTTACATTTGGATTGTCAGTAAATCACCAATATCTGTTTTACAAAATGAGACGATCCTGTGAGTTCATTCTTGTGACCACCACAGGGGGGATTTGACACTTCAAGTGATGACCGAATTGTTGGACCATGTACCCTGAAAGTCTTAAACAAGAACGTTGTTCTTTTTCCCGCCATCTTTCACTTTTCATACGGAATCGACTGACATGCTTTCGCGCTGTTTTGTAGTTGTTGAAAtgtgattgggggggggggggggggggggggggggggagtggaaATTTTAACCATATTCAAGGAATGTACGTGTTGCTACTGCCTCTGGATGTTTCCTAATTATTGTAAGTATCCtactgtaataaatattattgtcttaaaatttgaatatacatgtacatgtcataaTACTATTTACAAATTAGCTTCATGcaaatgatattatttaaaataatttaatacaaatttaaaatattcttaaataattataatgacaCACAGTAGCCAATGTTAATTCTTGTGCTGGGTTGATTTACAGTCATCCATTCCCTCCGAAATGACAGAAACGGCGGTACGTTAGCTATTTTTAAACTCCATCTGCCATTATGACATAGTCTATGATTTAAGATGTCCTAGATTTTAAGCTCCGCCTACTGCCTACAAACCGAatcgattaaatttacattaaattaatataaaaagtatAACATGAATTGACcacaaaaatgtgtattttgtacatTCAAACATGTTAGTATTAGTAacactttatatatacatttaaaagaaacatttattGGGGCAATGAATAGTGTATTTCATGTTATAAAAGTAACGGAGGTTCATTATTCGTGCCACAAATGGAAATGGCTTTTTGCTAAAAGCaatccaatttttaaaaatactgagAACAATCCTTAACTTTTTTTTCGTATGGCCTACATTGGTCATTTCCTTGTTTTTGTAATGGGCTCGTAAGGGCACGGAAAGACAACTCCCTAAGTTGTATCACGGGGACTTTTCTCGaacttttaaaactaaattttctCATTTTATGCAATTTGGTGTTTTGTTCTGGAGTGTGTAAATCAAAGAGAAATGGCTACTTTGTGAGTTTACTAAATCgttcttattattttgttattttgagtAGGAATCGTGCGTTATGGGGCACGGAAATTAGGCACATCCACATGTCTACCGAAATAACTTACCTGTGCGCCTGCATGTGTGTCTTTTGCGTAGAAATTTCTTTTCGTGATCTACACTGGACGTTATACCACCGTTTCTCACAGTCTTTTCCGATGTTCGTAGCACGGAAGGGGAATGCGGCGTTTATTTCTTCGGGTGACTGCCAACCAtgcttccttcttcttcttgctTGTCACGCCTTCTCCAAATTTACCTCTTATTATGTCTTTCCTTTCGTCCACCAAACGAACTAAGCTTAACGTTTCGTCTTCGGTCCAGTTAGGTTTCCGTTTGGGTTTGCAGGACTCCATTACGATGACACTGACAGATGCACGTCTGCTTCTTTTGACACGTGGCGCTAAATATAGACGGGCTTTCCCCTAACTACGAAGGGAATTCCATCTGAGAATTTTCTCAAAGTCAAATTTAAGACTTAACTAAAAGTTGTCTcagaaaatgtttaaaagtaaatttaagAATATTTTTTCCACTCAGAGTACTTTTAAGGTGTTAAGGATTTTTTGAgaatattctgaaaaaaatctGAATATCTTTATAAATACACTGGTTTTCTTATCCCTCGAGTTGTTTCTAAAAGCCGGACTGCTTGCCTTGACCTTCCAAAAGTTATCGATCTGCACACGTGCCTTGTCGAAATTCTTGCCTCCAATTGAAAATGAATGTTCCACGTTACTATGGAGACGAGCCCCATCTTCTCCGGCAAGATCAAAcacaagaaaaaaattaagtttattttgtttaacgattccactagaatacattgatttattaattatcggctgtaGTCTTAGTTGTCTTACACTGATCTTAAATATGACATTAAGCAATATATcatttcgacttggcaagatgattggggcggtgcggttgcgaacaagcttcactCCGTCAAATCAGTCCTGGAAGAGCGGCAGGAAGGAAGAAGTAATCCGAGACAGgagtagtatattttgtacgtAGCGGGGACAACAAAGGAAATACAATGGAGTCGCCTCCAATACAATGGATATGCACCTCCGGAACAATGGGTCCCCAATCCGCAACAATGGATGTGCACCTATTGTctttccggttcagtggagcgtATAATTGGtttttccggttcagtggagcgtATAATTGGgttttccggttcagtggagcgaATAATGGATTTTTGAACAAAAGAAGTGCACCTATTGTGCTGAGTGGATGACtggcatttttttaaaggatgactggcattttttcaaattttgggCGGGAACGTCCGCGTTTCCAATGAGAACTAAAGTGGTGTTATTTATAGATAGTTTGAGTCAGTCTTTTGTGTTGGCTTGGTTTTTAGTTGTGACAAGGGTGATGGGTACAAAGACTTTGGTCTAAATATAACTTTGAAAGGTTTAACTTGTTACAAtgatgaataatattttttgaatAGAACAAACCAGTTGAAACCGGTtatttgttattactattaaccAATCGCAACCAGTCTTTTTAAACAATGCATTTGAATATATGTTATAACATAAAAGAGaagtgaaatatttattatcttGTTAAGGATTTGCGTTGAAAGATGAACTATAACGACAGAAACAGGCTCTTTACTTAAGTGGAAAAGTTTTACGTAGaatgcagttttaatgaatcaaTAGGGAAAAAACAACTTGTGGTTTAAGAGGGTACTTTGAATNNNNNNNNNNNNNNNNNNNNNNNNNNNNNNNNNNNNNNNNNNNNNNNNNNNNNNNNNNNNNNNNNNNNNNNNNNNNNNNNNNNNNNNNNNNNNNNNNNNNNNNNNNNNNNNNNNNNNNNNNNNNNNNNNNNNNNNNNNNNNNNNNNNNNNNNNNNNNNNNNNNNNNNNNNNNNNNNNNNNNNNNNNNNNNNNNNNNNNNNGAAGATGTTCGCAGACAACGTACATCAGGTGCGGATCTAGGCGCGCCGAGCAGGGTAAGAAGTGTTGGAACAGGAtttgtttttgggtgggtttttttttttttttttgggggggggggggggttcgacgTTGGCTGTACATACGCcagtgttttgtaaaataatgtcagttgcgttagatacgttttttaaataactcggggggggggggggatttagctcagtcgattgtgttttttctcgatccaaccaatgcaccacaactggacaaaggtcatggtatgtgctttcctgtctgtgggaaaatgcatataaaagatccctcctgcattagcaaaaatgtagcgggtttcctctgatgactatgagtcagaattacctaatgtttgacatccaatagccgatgactaattaatcagtgtgctccagtggtgttgttaaacaggcACGTAGGAACGATtttgggagtgggggtgggggcactgACGGATGGGGTACAAACTCAATATCAGACTTTGGTTACAATGGGAAATATTaatgtgtaaaataataataataataaataaataaatacaaaaaggaCACAAAGGATGTGGAAAATGATCTCATTGGAATGccgacgtcattcaaattcaaatttagCTATTATTACAATGCTACGCCACATCAAAATGAAAACTaatctactaaccttgacccccaTGAAAATAATTCCGACAGCAGACAACGCAGTTTACATGTccgtatgtttatatttttcataatttaagacaaaatattaagtttctGTTTTAAAGATATAACATACGAGTAAAAAGTATCTTTTGtgaaatatatcatatacaaaAGTTACctgttggatatgttatatttattgtgtacgaagccaaaacaagtgtGCGAAGaatgactgtcgtcgaccgtaaTAGTTATAATGTAACAGGAAAAAACCTAGCCTCCTCACTAAAACGGGGTGGGCGAAATTTGTACATCTTTCCTGGCCACTAGGGGGCGCTAGTGACTTGGGTCCACGTCTGAAAATATTTGCAATGGGTCAAGGTGTATATGTACCAAATTTCAGGCTTTA from Gigantopelta aegis isolate Gae_Host unplaced genomic scaffold, Gae_host_genome scaffold61, whole genome shotgun sequence includes these protein-coding regions:
- the LOC121367223 gene encoding uncharacterized protein LOC121367223; this translates as MESCKPKRKPNWTEDETLSLVRLVDERKDIIRGKFGEGVTRGGPVMNLSGIAEAVYDVLGHSNVSISGVDGGLNSSLIQVIDLGTSVVPQSSTVNTLHLFHHEPPTSNRHLGISSLWDRR